In Podarcis muralis chromosome 7, rPodMur119.hap1.1, whole genome shotgun sequence, the genomic stretch CGTGGTATGGAAGGATGACCCCCGGCGTCCAGGTAAGCGGAGAGCAGACCTCAGATATGCAGCTGGCTGCTAGGGTGGCCCTCTCGGCCGCCGCCTTCCTCCTACTGACTTTGGCATATAGATATTACAAGTCTCGAGTGCCCTGCGGCAGCCAGCAAGGAGCCAGCGGGGAGAGAGGCAAGGGCAGCGAAGACACAGAGGGGACGGAGAGCATGGTCTGCTGTAAGGAGGAAGAACTGCCCCCTGGACTGAGGCACCGGTGGGTCAACAACAAGGGTGAGAAGCCGAACCACAGGGCAGGGGGTAACCCGCCGCTTTGGGCACCTGGGCCTGCAGTCTTTGGGGAATCTAGAGGGCAAGATACACCTGCCTGCAGAGAGCCAGATGGGGAAAGAGAGGTAAAGAAACAGGAGAAGGAGAGGATGAGTCACCTGGGAAGCGGGCTGCCACCAGACAGAAAATTCTCAGTGgcagaagaggagaagggaggggagacttCTGGTGCTGTCCTCAGCAATGGAAACAGTGCCGCAGTCACAGAGACTGCAACGGAGTCAGAGGGCAGGTTGCCTTCTCTGGGTTTGCTTTCCCCAGAAGGCGGCTTCTGCAGTTTGAACGGCAGCCACAAGGATGTCAGCTCTGCAGAAAATGGACTTTGCCTGGCTGCTCAGGAGAAAGGATCTGGGCATGCAGCACTTCACCCTGCAGATGAGAATGGTTCCACTTTAGGAGGAGGGAGAAGTGATctgtctggagaagaggagaggcaGCATTTAGCCCCGACCCAAGAGGAGCAGGAGAGGACCCGTCCGTCGTTCCATGCCACTTCTGACATGGGCCTGAAGATGAACCATAGCCATGCTGGGTCACACACCACGTACATGTTCTCCTCTGTGGCCCAAGTTCAGGTGGAGGAAAGCCTTGTTAAAGAGCGGAGGCTCCAGGAGAACAGTAATGGGCAACCAGGGGTCCCTGGGACCAGCCTGAGAGGCAAAGTCTATGACTACTACGTTCAGTCCATCTCCCAGTCGGTCCTGAAGGAAATGCCTTCCTGCGCCAGCCTGGGTACCCAACCATTTTCTCAGCTACCTGTGATCAACATCCCTGATGCCTCTGAGGAGCAGTTGGGTCAGGAATCAGCCCAGACCAAAGCAGCAGAAAATGACCCTGAGGATGTTCCATCTCCTGGTGCTCTTCCTCATCTTATCCAGGATGAGACAAAGCCCCGGCAACCTGGGAGCCAGGATGGGGCTGCTGTCCAAGAAAAGAGATCCAAGAAACCTCCAGGACCTGGAGCCTGCAGCTTCAGCCGAAAAGACAGCCTCCATCAAATCATAGACAACCCAGAGCTTCAGGTGCCTATGGAAGGGTTTGGCTGTCTGGCTTCTGGGTTGTCAGGACTGGACACACCACCTCTCAGCCCCCTCCGTTCCAGCTCTGTTTCTTCACTGGTCGGGTCCATGCAGAGTCTCCAAAGCGACACGAGTGAGGAACCCACAGTGGAGCTGGTGGCTGGCGCCAAGTTCTTCCACATCCCGCTCAGCTCAGAGTCCTCCATCGACATCCACCTGGACCTGGGGAACTGCTACGAGGTCTTGTGTACGGCCAAGAAGCAGAAGCTGGAGACGCTCCGGGAAGCGGCCTACAAGGTCATGAGCGACAACTACCTCCAGGTGCTCAGGACCCACGCAATCTACAGTCGCCTCAACGGCATGGAGAGAGACCTGATCCTGCAGCGGAGGATGCGGGGGCGGAAGTACGTGACTGTGGCAGACGTCAGCTCTCAGGGCGAGAGCCAGCATGCGAGCAGGCTCTGCTACTACGACGACCAAAAGGATACCTGGCACCTGTTGACTCACGTGCCTCTGGAAGTCGTCTCCAAGGGTTGTGCCATGTGCAGCATGTTCAATTACCTCTTTGTGGCCGCCGGCTGTGAAGGACGGGGGAGGCGCCAGAAGCCGTCCAACCGGGTTTTCTGCTACAACCCTTTGACCAACATCTGGCGCGAGATCTGCCCGCTGAACCAAGCTAGGCCGCACTGCAAGCTGGTTGCCTTGGACGGCTACCTGTACGCCATTGGTGGGGAGTGCCTCTACACTGTTGAGCGCTACGACCCACGCCTGGACCGCTGGACCTTCGCCGCCCCGCTGCCCAACGATACCTTCGCTGTGGCCCACACTGCCACGGCGTGCGATGGAGAGATCTACGTCACGGGGGGCACTCTGCGCTACATGCTGCTGAGATACGTCGGGCAGACGGATACGTGGAAGTTCAGCCTCACCGGTGGAAACAAAGACCGGACAACAGAGATGGTGACCGTCAATGGGTTCATCTACCGCTTTGACCTGAACCGGAGTATGGGCATCAGTGTCTACCGCTGCGGCGCCAGGGCCAAGCTTTGGTATGAGTGTGCCACCCACCTCATGCCCTTCCCGGCCAGCTTCCAGTGTGCTGTCGTCGAGAACCTGGTCTATTGCATCGGCCGGCAGTTCAACATCCGCTTCCTGGCCGATTATGTCTCGCCGCGGTTCGGGACCAAGGAGTTACAAACTTTCCCTTCCCCGAGAGGGACCCTTTCGCCCGTGACTCTCGTGCTGCCGGACAGGGAAGTGGTACAGACGAGGGTTTGAGGACACCGATGGCGGGAACCACGAGGAGGTGAAGCTGCTTGATTCCACAGGCCTTgccgctgcacacacacacacacacacacacacacacacacacacacaccactagcCAATTTCCACAAATCTGTCAAGGGAGATGGAGCTACAAGCGGGTTGGCAGGATCTGTTTATTTTAAGGCACTTAAATCCTTGTAAATTTGCATGCAAATTAAACGCAGCCTTTGGGGTCTTGGACGGTCGCCAATACAGGCCTAGTTAGCGCGAATGTAGGCAAATGCCGCGGAGCCGGGGCGCCACTATCCTGCTGCACACCATCATTATCTGTGATACAAGGGAGGCTTAACCCTATGGCTGACTCAACTCCCTTCTCCCCTGCTCTCAGCTCTCAAAGTCATCTTCTGATTTTGTTTATGAATGTATAGCAATCTGgggcgagtgagtgagtgaggggagagagagatgcaaggATATAAGGAGAGCCTTGCCGGATAAGACCAAAGGTTCATCCCACCCATATTGATGTTTTTCAGGGCGCTGTGCCAAAAGGGTCTTCCGTGCTCTGATTTTAACCGTCCTCTGTCAATCATCAATTAACCACGCGGCGCATcattgaactgtggaactccctcccacaggaggcaggcatGGCCTccaacctgggtggctttaaaaaagggattagacaaattcatggaagaggagagggctcttgatagttgctagccatgatggcttggctctgcctccactgttcaaggcagcaatgcttctggatcaCGGATGCtgggaccacaggaggggaaggcGCTGTTCTGCTTGAATCCTGCCTGCGGGttttccaaaggcatctggttggccgcaggatactggactagaatggccattggcctgatccagcagcctcataatacattacagtggtaccttgtttctcaaagttaatccgttccagaagtccgttccaaaaccaaagcgttccaaaaccaaggcccaCTTTCCCatagagagtacagtggtacctctacttatgaaCACGGTTCGTTTtggggtgccattcgcaccccaaaaagtccataaGTAGAGCACCGCTACTGTTTGTGCGCAAAGCgcaatagagcgcttctgtgcatgcacaaagtgcgcAAATCGCTTCTGTGCGCGCACAGGGgtgaacccagaagtaaacacttctgggtttgccatgttcgtaacctgaaaagccgcaatatgaagcaaacgtaacacgaggtataactgtaatgcaaaatggattaatccattccagacttttacaaGCAActgctaaaacagcaatttaacatgaattttactatctaaagaaaccattgatccataaaaagaaagcaataatcaatgtactgtactataaaataaataagacagtattgtagatgataaaaattaaaaaaaaaaaattcttacctgcactggtgatagtcattgtttggcttttatccatttccacagtcacacaatcaatcaatcagtagctgaactgggtcccacacagacacaaaaacaaattaaccaaaaaggcctcaaaaacaaaaccacaaaataaatagcaaaaacaaaagcgccaaacttaatccgatCCGGAAGTCtgcttgacttccaaaatgttcgaaaaccaaggcgcagtttctgattggtgcaggcgccctggaaaaaATAGCCGAATGCagcattggacgtttggcttccgaaaaacgtttgaaaaccagaacacttacttccgggtttccggagtttgagaaccaaggtgtttgagaaccaagctgcCACTGTGTTGTGTTCTTTAAGGCCATTCCCAGCCCAAAAGGAACTGCCAAACAATTCCATGCATGCCTGATCTTTCCAGCTCCCGTGGTGGGGCtatagaaaccacaggaggggagagggctgttgcgctCGGATCCTCCTTGCTGGATTCCCACAGGCAACTACAAGAAcaggccactgcgagaacaggttgctgggctacattggcctgattcagcagagtCTCCTTATGCTCTTAATGAGAAAAGGGAACTGCATTAGAAAGCTAgcaagaggcggggggggggggatttggtgaaattctcatgggtggaACGCAGAGGTTTTGTGGCACTTCCAGgagggcaacccagttagatgggtgacatattattattattattattattattattattattattattattattattattattattatattagggCTCTAGTGCTCAGGTTGAGTGTTCCCCATTGCAGTATCTGGCTGGCCGTTGTAAAAACAGGATGCAGTATGGGTCATTGGCCACAGTGGCATGCGGTCAGTGGACTGGGGTGGGGGCTAGGCTAGTcgcctaaatgttcccctggcacctccttcccaaagcccaggaataTACGCCGACAGGGTCCAAGAACCCTCCTGCCacgcaggggcataggaagggggggcggggggtcGATTGCcccaggtgccctcactgagggggggtgacatttggcacggTGTGCGGCCGCAACTCCCAAACCACTTTGCCAGcagcattccccctcccccctttgttttgacagcttgggggaggcttcgGAGTCGCGGGCGTGCGGAGCGCTGAATGTCCGCTGTGGGCGGCTCGCTCCACCCCCGGCTGCAGGACGTGCGCACTGCTCCAGGCACCCAAGCAGCTATCCTGCACCTGGGAGGACACCCTCCACGCCCCCCTCGGGAGCATGCCCACCCTGGGCAGCGCGGGCATATGCTCCACCGCTGCTGCCACCTCCCCCAAGCCCACCTGGAGGCAGGAggactccagcatcctgtcagagtCCTGgtagagataaacaactacctgacatttagaaaacatctgaaggcagccctgttcagggaagtttttaatgtgtgaggttttgatgtatttttaatctttgttgggaaccgcccagagtggctggggaaacccagccacatgggtggggtacaaataaattattattattaattattattattattattattattattattattattattattattattattattgagaggtGCAGGCACTGGGCTTTTGTGACACCCAGCTTAGGGAAGGAATCACGATGCTCACATGCAAAGTCTGGATATCCCACCTGCCCAAGTACCCTCACTCCtgtggccctaactgttcccctgttAAAAATTTCACCACACGCTACTGAtttttggccagatccagcagactcttcttatgttcttttgctagcctcttcctcttccacgaACTGTTCTAATTCCATTTAAAGGCATCTAAGGCAGCAGCTGGGATACGGGtctaatccacagagcctaggacttgccaatcagaagattggcagttcgaatccccgcgacagggtgagctcctgttgctcggtccctgctcctgcccacctagcagttcaaaagcacgtcaaagtgcaagtagataaataggtaccgctctggcaggaaggtaaatggcatttctgtgtgctgctctggttcgccagaagcggcttagtcatgttggccacacgacccggaagctgtacgccggctccctcagccaataaagcgagatgagcgccgcaaccccagagtcggccacgactggacctaatggtcaggggtccctttacctttaaggcagcaGCTGTCCTCACGTCTCTTGGCAGGGAGAAATGGGATTCCAGTTTCACCTTTCAACGTAAACCCACCtatttcacactttccaaaacagtacaAGGACTGAAAACACTATCACCCCTTGAGAATTAAcagctctccaaattttgcaatagaatagaatagaatagaatagaatagaatagaatagaatagaatagaatagaatagattctttattgtcattacacaagtgcaacattgcacaagtgcaacgaaattggatgccatcccttaaaaacaacaaaagcaaaacaacaacaacaaccaaacaaaccacattccagccacacccacaccaacacccatcaaactcccaggtcacactatcgagttacagcattcaaaaaggccacagctcttggatagaaactgtttttcagtctatttgtccttgacttgatgtttctatatctcctgccagaaggcagtagtgcaaacagactgtgtcccgggtgagatgaatcctgcaggatgttgtttgctttcctaagacaacgggaaccgtacagttcttccaaagatgggagaggatgaccaataatcctttgggctgtggttatgaccttctggagcaccttcctctccctagctgtacaactggagaaccaagcacaaatacagtatgtaagaatgctctctatggagcctcggtagaaggacaccagcagtctctcactcagattgttcttctttaaaagtctgaggaaataaattctctgctgggccttcttcaccagagcagtggtatttgcgctccaagtcatgccctgatcgatagttactcccaaaaacctgaattccgccaccctctccacccgttccccgttgatatacaagggctgaatgtccgccttttttttcctgtaatccaccaccaattccttggtcttagccgtattaagagccagattgttctctccacaccaaacacagagccgctccacctcgtcccgataggcggactcatcccctcctgaaatgagccctaccaccgtagtgtcatcagcaaacttgatgattttgttgctggaatagatggctgtacagtcatacgtatagagagcatagagcaggggactcaacacacaaccctgtggtgagccggtgttaaggctaagggctgtggacatatgtgaccctactctaaccctctgagaacgttctgacaaaaaatccaaaacccagagacaggtggagttggagagtccaatcgcctctagcttggacaccagtctatgggggaggatagtgttaaaagcagagctaaaatccacaaacagcagcctcacataactccccggctgctccagatgggacagagcagcatggagagtggtggtgatagcgtcttctgtggatctatttgccctgtatgcaaactggtagttgtcaaaagttgatggaagacaggaaataatgtgacggcgcaccagtttctcaaaacacttcatgatgattggagtcagtgcaactggtctgtagtcattcaaactactgcaatgccattctccagccaagtcatgtgTGTGGAAGTGCGTATACCGGGTGTGTGTTTCAATCATGCATCAAAATGCatctgttagtgaaaataacatgcagaaataCACTGTATCAGGGCTTTGCCAGAATGGGTaatttaggcaaaattgcatgcaaacatgtATGTATTAAtagaaattcacagtaaaatgctATTGAATTTTCTGGTGGACTTAAATAATTAGAATAGTAAtagtcacaacaacaacaaattaatgtGCAAATAtatagaactgaacttaagattggaaagaaagggggaaatgtagagagttgtaagggaccccaggtggtcatctagtccaatcccctgcaatgcaaagaaCCTCTGGCAGATGGAACATTGTacttaattggatacaaccctctatGCCTAagcagttatgatgagagtgagCTTTCTGCTCTGGACCACTCTATGGGGATGTTTTGGGGTTCCTGCGTGAGTACAGACATTCTGACATGCGCAGTGGAGGGGTCACTCCTCCCACAAACCCAGCACCAGAAAGTAACAAGAGCACCATCAGGGCAGGACTTGTGGGAAGCAGAAACCCAGGCTCCAGCCAGCAGGAAAAGCAAGAGGACTCCCAAATGCACCACGGGGTGGGGGAAGCCAAGTAAGCCAACTCATTCACTTAACTGACTATGGAGGGGTCTCTccataagaccattaagtccagagtccaAAACTGCCATGATCACACCACTGGGATAAACTGAAGACCAGAGGTTCTCTGCCCATGTaacaataatcataatcataatcataataatttattatttatacctcgcccatctggctgggttcccccagccactttgggcggcttccaacggaatattaaaatacaataacctattaaacattaaaagcttccctaaacagggctgccttcagatgtctcctaaaagtctggtagttgtttttctctttggcatctggtgggagggcgttccacagggcgggtgccactaccgagaaggctctctgcctggttccctataacctcacttctcgtagtgagggaaccgccagaaggcccttggcgctggacctccatgtccaggctgaacgatggggatggagacgctccttcaggtatactgggccgaggctgtttaggtctttcaaggtcagcaccaacactttgaatttcctcggaaacatactgggagccagagtaggtctttcaagactggtgttatatggtctcagcggccgctctcagtcacctgtctagctgccgcattctggattagttgtagtttccgggtcaccttcaaaggtagccccacacagagcgcatgtgcagagtggttttatttattacatctatGTTCCACGtttttcctctgaggagctgAAGGGGGACACACAGTTCTCCGTTCCCttgtttcatcctcacaacaacgctgtgaggtaggttaaagcTCAGAGATggcgactagcccaaggtcacacccagtgtccttcatcatggctgagtgggaattcgaaccctggtcttaccaggtcatagtccaacactctaacccaggggtcagaaaCCTTTTTCAACTGtgggctgtccctcagaccttgggggggggcagactatattttttttggggggtgaacaaattcctatgccccacaaataacccagagatgcattttaaataaaagcacaccttctactcatgtaaaaacacactgattcctggaccatccgcgggccggatttagaaggcgattgggccagatctggcccctgggccttagtttgccttcccatgcTCTAACACACTGCCTCTCATCTCATAATACTAGGTAGGTTAGGGCATCTTGGCTAGAGCAGATGGCATCCACGCAACTGTTCTCCGCTGCACTTTCCCGTACAGATTAAAAGAGCTTTCTGGTGACTCGGACATTGGGCTCAATTAATCAATGCTCATTGAATCAAAAATTATCTCATAAAGGCCTGGAACATCTTTTAACTAAAGCT encodes the following:
- the KLHDC7A gene encoding kelch domain-containing protein 7A, encoding MTPGVQVSGEQTSDMQLAARVALSAAAFLLLTLAYRYYKSRVPCGSQQGASGERGKGSEDTEGTESMVCCKEEELPPGLRHRWVNNKGEKPNHRAGGNPPLWAPGPAVFGESRGQDTPACREPDGEREVKKQEKERMSHLGSGLPPDRKFSVAEEEKGGETSGAVLSNGNSAAVTETATESEGRLPSLGLLSPEGGFCSLNGSHKDVSSAENGLCLAAQEKGSGHAALHPADENGSTLGGGRSDLSGEEERQHLAPTQEEQERTRPSFHATSDMGLKMNHSHAGSHTTYMFSSVAQVQVEESLVKERRLQENSNGQPGVPGTSLRGKVYDYYVQSISQSVLKEMPSCASLGTQPFSQLPVINIPDASEEQLGQESAQTKAAENDPEDVPSPGALPHLIQDETKPRQPGSQDGAAVQEKRSKKPPGPGACSFSRKDSLHQIIDNPELQVPMEGFGCLASGLSGLDTPPLSPLRSSSVSSLVGSMQSLQSDTSEEPTVELVAGAKFFHIPLSSESSIDIHLDLGNCYEVLCTAKKQKLETLREAAYKVMSDNYLQVLRTHAIYSRLNGMERDLILQRRMRGRKYVTVADVSSQGESQHASRLCYYDDQKDTWHLLTHVPLEVVSKGCAMCSMFNYLFVAAGCEGRGRRQKPSNRVFCYNPLTNIWREICPLNQARPHCKLVALDGYLYAIGGECLYTVERYDPRLDRWTFAAPLPNDTFAVAHTATACDGEIYVTGGTLRYMLLRYVGQTDTWKFSLTGGNKDRTTEMVTVNGFIYRFDLNRSMGISVYRCGARAKLWYECATHLMPFPASFQCAVVENLVYCIGRQFNIRFLADYVSPRFGTKELQTFPSPRGTLSPVTLVLPDREVVQTRV